The genomic DNA CCGCCACGGCCCCGGCGACAGCCACGGCGCCCGCCTGGGCGAGCGCCCCGCGTTGCGCCTGCTGGACGACGACAAGCGCGGCATCGGCGGCTGGTTCGGATCGGCGCTGATGGCATTGCTGCTGGGCGCCGCCGGCTGGGCCTTGCTCGATTGGGCGCTGCTGCGCGCCGTCTGGAGCGGCAGCCCCGCCGCCTGCGCCGCCGCGGGCGCCTGCTGGGCCGCCGTGGGCGAGAACCTGCCATTGCTGCTGTTCGGCGCCATGGCGCCCGCCGACCGCGCGCAGGCGCTGGTCGCCTGCGCCGCCCTGCTCGCCGGCGTGGCGGTCGCGCTGGGGGTGGGTCGGCTCGCGGCGCGGCCACGCCTGGCGTGGATCGCGCTGATGATTGCCGTCACGCTGGCCGCGCTGGCCGGTTGGCCCTGGGGTGGCGGCGCCATCGGCCCGTCGCGCTGGAGCGGCCTGTTGGTGACGCTGATCCTGGCGATCTCCGCGCTACTGGCCGCGCTGCCGCTGGCCTTCGGCCTGGCGCTGTTGCGCCGTTCCGCCAGCCCCGGCGGGTCGCTCGCCGCCGCAGCGCTGATCGAGGCCGTGCGCGGCGTGCCGCTGGTGACGCAATTGCTGTTCGCGTCGTTCGTGCTGCCGCTGCTGCTGGGCGGCGGCGTGTCCAAGTTCGGCATGGCCCTGGCCGCGCTGACGCTGCACACCGCCTGCCTGCTGGCCGAAGTGCTGCGCGGCGCGCTGCAGGCAATTCCGCCTGGCCAAATGATGGCGGCGCGCGCGCTCGGCATGCGCCCCGCCGTCGCCTACTGGACGGTGATCTGGCCGCAGGCGCGCCGCATCGCGGCGCCGGCCGCGCTGGGCGTGTTCGTCGGCGCGGTCAAGGACACCTCGCTGGTCAGCATCATCGGCGTGTTCGACGTGCTGGGCGCGGCCAAGGCGGTGGTCGCCGGCACTGACTGGCGTGCCTACCATGTCGAGGTCTACCTGGCGGTGGCGCTGCTGTACTTCAGCGCCAGCCTGGCGTTGGCGCGCGTGGCGCGGCGCATGGAAGGAGCGGTTTCCTGATATCCTCGCCGACGCGCGCGGTGCCGCCTTCGCGGCCAAGCCTATTGGCCCCCTGCGCCCAGCCGTTCCAGCCACGCCGGACGCGGCGCCGCATCCAGCCAGTTCTTGACGATCAACCCCAGTTCGGTGTCGCCGGAGATACGCAGCCGACGCTGGAAGAACAAAGTGTCCGCATCAGTCTCGCCGCGCATCAACGCCAGCAGTTCCCCAACGCCCGCGCCCAGTTCCAGTTCGCAAGGCTCGCGGTTCCACATCGGGCGAAAGGCGCCGCCGCGCACGGTGAAGCGGCTGCACAGGCCCAGGTCCTCGATGGTGATGGCGAAGCTGCGGCCCTCCAGTTCCGGTGGCGGGCTGAGCCAGTTCAGGCGCCGCGCCAACTCCAGCCCGGCGACGAAGTGCAGCGACACCAGCGGCGCGGGCAACCGCCGCCCCAGGCGCGCGACCAGGCCCGGCACGGCGAATCGGCTGTCGCTCATAGCCCCTCCTGCCAGGCGATCCCCGACTGGCCATGGAAATAGCCATTGCAGCGGCCGATGCCGGCCGGCGGCTGCACCGTTTCCGGCGCGCGGCCGCCGCGCGCGGCGTCCAGCGCCGCGATGGCTTCGAGCGTGCCGGCCGACTGCGGGCTGACGCGCAGCACGTCGGCGCCCATGTCGGCCAGGTACGCGGCCTGGTCCAGCAGGTCGAGACAGGCGGCCGACTGCACCTGGATGCCGTTGATCGCCAGGAACTCGCGCGATTCACGCGTGCGCATGTCCAGCCCATCGGGATGCTCGATGCAGCGGAAGCCGCACTCGTCCTTCTTCAACCGGAAGTGGCGCGCGGTGAAGCAGCGCGCCGAGAACGCCAGCGCCATGCGGCCCCACACCATGATCTCGGCCTGCAACCCGGCCGGCCGCTCGGCCAGCAGCCGCGCCAGCGCATTGACGTGCATTTCCAGCGGCGCCACGAAGCGGGTCGCGCCGCGCGCGGCCAGCCATTCCAGCGTGCCGCCGTGGTAGGCATTCATGTGCGGACCTGCCACGAACGGGCGGCCGCCCAGGTGGCGCATGGCGCCGGCCTCGCCGGCCTCGACCATGAAATCCTGCTGCTCGCACAGGCGTCTCAGCGCCGAGGCCTCGGCGCCGGTCTCGATCAGGGTGCGGCCGGACAACACCACTTCCTTGCCGGTCGCGGCGAGGTCGCGCGCCAGGTCGAGCCAGTCGTCGGCGCGCAGTTCATGGCGCCGGCTACAGACGGTTTCGCCGATGTAGAGGATGTCGGCCGGGCTGTCGGCCAGCGCCGCGTAGAACTCCAGCGTGCGCTGGCGCGGCCAGTAGTACAGCAACGGTCCGACCGAGATGCGGAAAGCCTTGGGTTTCATTTCCATGGACGTTCGAATGCGCCTTGCGTGACTTGGGATCCCTCGGCATGGCGCGCCAGCATGGCGTTCCATTCGGGACGTGGGGAGTAGCGGTTGGGATCGGCGTGCGCGCTGTCGAGCGCGGCGCGCAGCGTGGACACCACCTGCGTGACGTAGGCCGGGCTGCGCTGGCGCCCTTCTATCTTGATCGCCGCCACGCCCATCTCGGCCAGTTTGGGCAAGAGGCCGATGGCGTTCAGGCTGGTCGGTTCCTCCAGCGCATGGTCGGCATGGCCGTCGACCTCGAAGCGCCCCTTGCACAGCGTCGGATAGGCGGCGGCCTCGCCAGGCCCATAGCGGTCGATCAGGATACCGTTCAGGCGCGCATCCAGGCGGCCGTCCTGCTCGACCCAGCGCACCGCGCTGGCGGGCGAACAGACGCCCTTGTTGTTGGGCGAATCGCCCGTGGCGTACGACGACAACAGGCAGCGCCCTTCGGCCATGACGCACAGGCTGCCGAAGCCGAACACCTCGACCTCGACGCTGACGTTGGCGCAGATGCGGGCGATCTCGGCCAGCGTCAGCACGCGCGGCAGCACCACCCGGTGGATGCCGAATTGCTCCTTCATGAGTTCGATGGCGTCGGTGTGGGTGGCCGAGCCCTGCACCGACAGGTGCAGGCGCAGGTCGGGATAGCGGTCGCGGGCGTACGCCAGCAGGCCGGCATCGGCCATGATGACCGCATCCGCGCCCAGCCCGTGCGCGGCATCGACC from Achromobacter xylosoxidans includes the following:
- a CDS encoding SCP2 domain-containing protein encodes the protein MSDSRFAVPGLVARLGRRLPAPLVSLHFVAGLELARRLNWLSPPPELEGRSFAITIEDLGLCSRFTVRGGAFRPMWNREPCELELGAGVGELLALMRGETDADTLFFQRRLRISGDTELGLIVKNWLDAAPRPAWLERLGAGGQ
- a CDS encoding U32 family peptidase; the protein is MKPKAFRISVGPLLYYWPRQRTLEFYAALADSPADILYIGETVCSRRHELRADDWLDLARDLAATGKEVVLSGRTLIETGAEASALRRLCEQQDFMVEAGEAGAMRHLGGRPFVAGPHMNAYHGGTLEWLAARGATRFVAPLEMHVNALARLLAERPAGLQAEIMVWGRMALAFSARCFTARHFRLKKDECGFRCIEHPDGLDMRTRESREFLAINGIQVQSAACLDLLDQAAYLADMGADVLRVSPQSAGTLEAIAALDAARGGRAPETVQPPAGIGRCNGYFHGQSGIAWQEGL
- a CDS encoding peptidase U32 family protein: MQTRTSPLELVAPAGSLAALKAAIEAGADTVYLGLKNATNARNFAGLNFTESDIRAGVELAHSRQRKVLFAINTFVQAGRGHEWREAVDAAHGLGADAVIMADAGLLAYARDRYPDLRLHLSVQGSATHTDAIELMKEQFGIHRVVLPRVLTLAEIARICANVSVEVEVFGFGSLCVMAEGRCLLSSYATGDSPNNKGVCSPASAVRWVEQDGRLDARLNGILIDRYGPGEAAAYPTLCKGRFEVDGHADHALEEPTSLNAIGLLPKLAEMGVAAIKIEGRQRSPAYVTQVVSTLRAALDSAHADPNRYSPRPEWNAMLARHAEGSQVTQGAFERPWK